From a single Fusobacterium pseudoperiodonticum genomic region:
- a CDS encoding glutamate racemase yields MNKAIAVFDAGLGSYAIVESIKKAYPKQDIIYFADRKSFPYGTKTTDELKTIIEDSVDFLLKKGASFIVLASNAPSITVLDKIKNKDNVIGIYPPLKNVINDKKKNTLIIGAKVMIDSFELQEYIKKEVGDFQKQFHVENASPLIQLIESGDFINNIEKTENTIKNFIKTCEEKYGKLDSITLSSTHLPWLSSYFQKIIPEAKLYDPADSLVKAIKNYTSEGRGKIHSIISESEKYPADEFLKILETLKIKLDYEII; encoded by the coding sequence ATGAATAAAGCTATTGCTGTTTTTGATGCTGGACTTGGAAGTTATGCTATTGTAGAATCAATTAAAAAAGCTTATCCAAAACAAGATATTATTTATTTTGCTGATAGAAAAAGTTTTCCCTATGGTACTAAAACAACTGATGAATTAAAAACTATTATTGAAGATTCTGTTGATTTTCTTTTAAAAAAAGGTGCTAGTTTTATAGTACTTGCTTCAAATGCACCAAGTATAACTGTTCTTGACAAAATAAAAAATAAAGATAATGTCATAGGAATCTATCCTCCTTTAAAAAATGTTATAAATGACAAAAAGAAAAATACTCTTATTATTGGTGCTAAAGTAATGATTGATAGTTTTGAATTACAAGAATATATAAAAAAAGAAGTTGGAGATTTTCAGAAACAATTTCATGTGGAAAATGCTTCACCTTTAATTCAACTTATTGAAAGTGGGGATTTTATAAATAATATAGAAAAAACTGAAAATACTATAAAAAATTTCATAAAAACTTGTGAAGAAAAATATGGAAAATTAGATTCTATAACTTTAAGTAGTACTCATTTACCTTGGTTATCTTCTTACTTTCAAAAAATAATACCTGAAGCTAAACTATATGATCCAGCTGATAGTTTAGTTAAAGCTATAAAAAATTACACAAGTGAAGGTAGAGGAAAAATTCATTCTATTATTTCAGAATCAGAAAAGTATCCTGCTGATGAATTTTTAAAAATTCTAGAAACTTTAAAAATAAAACTTGATTATGAAATTATTTAA
- a CDS encoding helix-turn-helix domain-containing protein — MQYLWPGNIRELENVIQSSMILTIEDFLTKEFLNINWDEVFFKKRVKKEEKEFFIKVAPDFDNEIDDNIDENDPNLLNNLMAKMEEKYIREAVDSYPYNLSKAAAYLGISRQALQYKMKKYNIK, encoded by the coding sequence ATGCAATATCTTTGGCCTGGTAACATTAGGGAGTTAGAAAATGTTATACAGTCTAGTATGATTTTAACAATTGAAGATTTTTTGACAAAAGAATTTTTAAATATAAATTGGGATGAAGTTTTCTTTAAAAAGAGAGTAAAAAAAGAAGAAAAAGAATTTTTTATCAAGGTAGCTCCTGATTTTGATAACGAAATTGACGATAACATTGATGAAAACGATCCTAATTTATTAAATAATCTTATGGCAAAAATGGAAGAAAAATATATAAGAGAAGCTGTTGATAGCTATCCATATAATTTAAGTAAAGCTGCTGCTTATCTTGGTATTAGTCGTCAAGCACTTCAATATAAAATGAAAAAATATAACATTAAATAA
- a CDS encoding helix-turn-helix transcriptional regulator, producing MKDMRLLKLYNRLLKNDDIDVEEYAKENGVSTRTVERDIKCIKDFLADNEDKSRELIRNKIKKKYQLSYSEDSVNLTKSEILAISKILLASRAFLKDEISLIVDKIAKQCGSEDDLKSIQKLVNNEKFHYIELQHKKSFINYIWDLGQAIKDKKKIEIAYKKMDGNTVKRIIDPVGLMFSEYYFYLLAHIENIDKEKYFCNKDDEYPTIYRLDRIEDFEVLNEKYIPTLYKNRFQEGLFRKQVQFMTGGKLRKLKFIYRGSSIEALLDKIPTAKAKEIDKNVYEIKAEVFGNGIDRWILSQGDAIEIIEDN from the coding sequence ATGAAAGATATGAGGCTATTAAAACTATATAATAGGCTATTAAAAAATGATGACATAGATGTTGAAGAATATGCTAAAGAAAACGGGGTTAGTACTAGAACTGTTGAAAGAGATATAAAATGCATTAAAGACTTCTTAGCTGATAATGAGGATAAAAGTCGAGAGCTTATTCGTAATAAAATAAAGAAAAAATATCAATTAAGCTATTCAGAAGATAGTGTAAATTTAACTAAAAGTGAGATTTTAGCTATATCAAAAATTCTATTAGCTAGTAGAGCATTTTTAAAAGATGAAATTTCTTTAATTGTGGACAAAATTGCAAAACAATGTGGTTCAGAAGATGATTTAAAATCAATACAAAAATTAGTAAATAATGAAAAATTTCATTATATTGAGTTACAACATAAAAAATCATTTATTAATTATATCTGGGACTTGGGACAGGCTATAAAAGATAAAAAGAAAATAGAAATAGCATATAAAAAAATGGATGGAAATACAGTTAAAAGAATAATAGATCCTGTTGGACTTATGTTTTCTGAATATTACTTCTATCTTTTAGCTCATATTGAAAATATAGATAAAGAAAAATATTTTTGCAATAAAGATGATGAATATCCTACTATCTATAGACTTGATAGAATAGAAGATTTTGAAGTTTTAAATGAAAAATATATTCCTACTCTATATAAAAATAGATTTCAAGAAGGATTATTTAGAAAGCAAGTACAGTTTATGACAGGTGGTAAACTAAGAAAATTAAAATTTATTTATAGAGGAAGTTCAATAGAAGCATTACTCGATAAAATTCCTACTGCTAAAGCCAAAGAAATCGATAAAAATGTCTATGAAATTAAAGCTGAAGTCTTTGGAAATGGTATTGATAGATGGATATTAAGCCAGGGAGATGCTATTGAAATAATTGAAGATAATTAA
- a CDS encoding acetyl-CoA C-acetyltransferase, translated as MSKVYVVAAKRTAIGSFLGTLSPLKPGELGAKVVKNIIEETGIDPANIDEVIVGNVLSAGQAQGVGRQVAIKAGIPYEVPAYSINIICGSGMKSVITAFSNIKAGEADLVIAGGTESMSGAGFILPGAVRGGHKMADLTMKDHMILDALTDAYHNIHMGITAENIAEKYNITREEQDAFALDSQKKAIAAVDSGRFKDEIVPVVIPNKKGDITFDTDEYPNRKTDLEKLAKLKPAFKKDGSVTAGNASGLNDGASFLLLASEEAVKKYNLKPLVEIVSTGTGGVDPLIMGMGPVPAIRKALKKANLKLQDMQLIELNEAFAAQSLGVIKELCTEHGVTADWFKDKTNVNGGAIAIGHPVGASGNRITVTLIHEMKKTGVEYGLASLCIGGGMGTALVLKNVK; from the coding sequence ATGAGTAAGGTTTATGTAGTTGCAGCTAAAAGAACTGCTATCGGAAGTTTTTTAGGTACTTTATCACCTTTAAAACCTGGAGAATTAGGAGCTAAAGTAGTAAAAAATATTATTGAAGAAACAGGAATAGATCCTGCTAATATTGATGAAGTTATAGTAGGAAACGTTCTAAGTGCAGGACAAGCTCAAGGAGTAGGTAGACAAGTTGCTATAAAAGCAGGAATCCCTTATGAAGTTCCAGCTTATTCAATAAATATAATCTGTGGAAGTGGAATGAAATCAGTTATAACTGCTTTCTCTAACATAAAAGCAGGAGAAGCAGATCTTGTTATAGCAGGAGGAACTGAATCTATGTCAGGTGCAGGTTTCATATTACCTGGAGCAGTAAGAGGTGGACATAAAATGGCAGATCTTACTATGAAAGACCACATGATCTTAGATGCTTTAACAGATGCTTATCATAATATCCACATGGGAATTACTGCTGAAAATATAGCAGAAAAATATAATATTACAAGAGAAGAACAAGATGCATTTGCATTAGATTCTCAAAAGAAAGCTATAGCAGCTGTTGATTCTGGAAGATTTAAAGATGAAATAGTTCCAGTTGTTATACCTAATAAAAAAGGAGATATCACATTTGATACAGATGAATATCCAAACAGAAAAACTGATTTAGAAAAATTAGCTAAATTAAAACCTGCTTTCAAAAAAGATGGTTCAGTTACTGCGGGAAATGCTTCTGGATTAAATGATGGAGCTTCATTCCTATTATTAGCTTCTGAAGAAGCAGTTAAAAAGTATAATTTAAAACCATTAGTTGAAATAGTTTCAACTGGTACAGGAGGAGTAGATCCTTTAATAATGGGTATGGGACCTGTTCCTGCAATCAGAAAAGCTTTAAAGAAAGCTAATTTAAAATTACAAGATATGCAATTAATCGAACTTAATGAAGCATTTGCTGCTCAATCTTTAGGAGTTATTAAAGAACTTTGTACAGAACACGGAGTAACTGCTGATTGGTTCAAAGATAAAACTAACGTAAATGGTGGAGCAATAGCTATAGGACACCCAGTTGGAGCTTCTGGAAACAGAATAACTGTTACATTAATTCATGAAATGAAGAAAACTGGAGTAGAATACGGACTAGCTTCTCTATGTATAGGTGGAGGAATGGGAACTGCTTTAGTTCTTAAAAATGTAAAATA
- the rplS gene encoding 50S ribosomal protein L19 encodes MKEKLIELVEKEYLRSDIPQFKAGDTIGVYYKVKEGNKERVQLFEGVVIRVNGGGVAKTFTVRKVTAGIGVERIIPVNSPNIDRIEVLKVGRVRRSKLYYLRGLSAKKARIKEIVK; translated from the coding sequence ATGAAAGAAAAATTAATCGAACTAGTTGAAAAAGAATATCTAAGAAGCGATATTCCACAATTCAAAGCTGGAGACACTATCGGAGTGTACTACAAGGTAAAAGAAGGAAACAAAGAAAGAGTTCAATTATTTGAAGGAGTTGTAATCAGAGTAAATGGTGGAGGAGTTGCAAAAACTTTCACTGTAAGAAAAGTTACAGCAGGAATTGGAGTAGAAAGAATAATCCCTGTAAATTCTCCAAATATTGACAGAATTGAAGTTCTAAAAGTAGGAAGAGTAAGAAGATCTAAACTTTACTACTTAAGAGGATTATCTGCTAAGAAAGCAAGAATCAAAGAAATAGTAAAATAA
- the fabG gene encoding 3-oxoacyl-[acyl-carrier-protein] reductase: MNRLEGKIAVVTGSARGIGRAIVEKLAAHGAKMVISCDMGESSYEQANVVHKILNVTDREAIKTFVDEVEKEYGKIDILVNNAGITKDGLLMRMTEDQWDAVINVNLKGVFNMTQAVSRSMLKARKGSIITLSSVVGLHGNPGQTNYAATKGGVIAMSKTWAKEFGARNVRANCVAPGFVQTPMTDVLPEETIKGMLDATPLGRLGQVEDIANAVLFLASDESAFITGEVLSVSGGLML, from the coding sequence ATGAATAGACTAGAAGGAAAAATTGCAGTTGTTACTGGAAGTGCTAGAGGAATTGGAAGAGCTATTGTAGAAAAACTTGCTGCTCATGGAGCAAAAATGGTTATATCTTGTGATATGGGTGAAAGTTCTTACGAACAAGCAAATGTTGTACATAAGATTTTAAATGTTACTGATAGAGAAGCTATAAAAACATTTGTAGATGAAGTTGAAAAAGAATATGGGAAAATAGATATTCTTGTAAATAATGCAGGAATAACTAAAGATGGACTACTTATGAGAATGACTGAAGATCAATGGGATGCAGTTATAAATGTAAACTTAAAAGGAGTTTTCAATATGACTCAAGCTGTTTCAAGATCTATGTTAAAAGCTAGAAAAGGATCTATTATAACTTTATCATCAGTTGTTGGGTTACATGGAAATCCTGGACAAACTAACTATGCTGCAACAAAAGGCGGAGTAATAGCTATGTCTAAAACTTGGGCTAAGGAATTTGGTGCAAGAAATGTAAGAGCTAACTGTGTTGCTCCTGGTTTTGTTCAAACACCTATGACAGATGTATTACCAGAAGAAACTATAAAAGGAATGTTAGATGCAACTCCATTAGGAAGATTAGGACAAGTTGAAGATATAGCAAATGCTGTTCTATTCTTAGCAAGTGATGAGTCTGCATTCATAACAGGAGAAGTTCTTTCTGTATCTGGTGGATTGATGCTTTAA
- a CDS encoding sigma-54 interaction domain-containing protein yields MNQDIYIKLLEELLANINEGIHFVDQKNITQIYNHNMEKIEGMDAKVIIGKNFRNIFKDIPEEESTLLKALKGISIKDNIQRYQNKNGKEIIALNTTLPIKVNGKILGALEISKDITKIKKLSDELIKLQTVNNEIGENLSCCKKSKYSFDDIIGECPKIKRTIELAKKVTESDATVFIYGETGTGKELLSQAIHYGSSRKDKPFIAINCTTLPETLFESILFGTEKGGFTGATNKMGLFEQANGGTLLLDEINSIPIELQAKLLRVLQEKTVRRIGGVKDIPIDVRVISTTNENPKDIIKNGKMRLDLYYRLNLIYLELSPLREREEDILLLSQKFLNYYNKKLNKI; encoded by the coding sequence ATGAATCAAGATATTTATATTAAACTTTTAGAAGAGTTATTAGCAAATATTAATGAAGGTATTCATTTTGTTGACCAAAAAAACATTACTCAAATATATAACCATAATATGGAAAAAATTGAAGGAATGGATGCAAAAGTTATAATTGGAAAAAATTTCAGAAATATTTTTAAAGATATTCCTGAAGAAGAAAGTACACTTTTAAAAGCACTAAAAGGAATATCTATCAAAGACAATATCCAAAGATACCAAAACAAAAATGGGAAAGAGATCATTGCTTTAAATACTACTCTACCTATAAAGGTAAATGGGAAGATTTTGGGTGCTTTAGAAATATCTAAAGATATAACTAAAATAAAAAAACTTTCTGATGAATTGATAAAATTGCAAACTGTAAATAATGAAATAGGCGAAAATCTTTCTTGTTGTAAAAAAAGCAAATATAGTTTTGACGATATTATAGGTGAATGTCCTAAAATAAAAAGAACTATAGAGTTAGCTAAAAAAGTGACTGAAAGTGATGCTACTGTTTTTATCTATGGAGAAACTGGAACAGGTAAAGAACTTTTAAGTCAAGCTATTCATTATGGAAGTTCAAGAAAAGATAAGCCCTTTATAGCAATAAATTGTACTACTTTACCAGAAACTTTATTTGAAAGTATTTTATTTGGAACAGAAAAAGGTGGTTTCACTGGAGCTACAAATAAAATGGGCTTATTTGAACAAGCAAATGGAGGAACATTACTTCTTGATGAAATAAATTCTATACCTATAGAATTACAAGCTAAACTTTTAAGAGTTCTACAAGAAAAAACTGTTAGAAGAATTGGTGGAGTGAAGGATATTCCTATTGATGTAAGAGTTATTTCAACTACTAATGAAAATCCAAAAGATATTATAAAAAATGGAAAAATGAGATTAGATTTGTATTATAGATTAAATTTAATTTATTTAGAACTTTCTCCATTAAGAGAAAGAGAAGAGGATATATTACTTCTTAGTCAAAAATTTTTAAACTATTATAATAAAAAATTAAATAAAATATAA